A single window of Methylacidimicrobium sp. AP8 DNA harbors:
- a CDS encoding L,D-transpeptidase: MRLPPWLPSAGPLRRTAFAALLLGIVIGGVWLWRSLLLWPFRLEQRVIVLVPEAASWQGRLSRWQRTLPGGRWQQKGEAIPVLLGRNGVAWGIGLHPPQPGLQKEEGDGRTPAGRFRIGLVLGTAPSLPAGAKWKLYHRKSERDAWIENPELPHYNHLVTVPAAEDPPEWFAQERLRIEDPVLEWMIAVEHNYPDSRPGAGSAIFLHGRYGERVPTSGCLALRKEEIVELLRWLDPRGRPELVVLTREDYLRLWSAWRLPRPERVGAADRR, encoded by the coding sequence ATGAGGCTCCCTCCATGGCTGCCGTCCGCCGGCCCGCTCCGCCGGACGGCCTTCGCGGCGCTCCTCCTCGGGATCGTGATCGGAGGCGTCTGGCTCTGGCGATCGCTCCTCCTCTGGCCGTTTCGCCTCGAGCAGCGCGTAATCGTACTGGTTCCCGAGGCCGCATCCTGGCAAGGCCGGCTTTCCCGCTGGCAGCGGACTCTTCCCGGCGGCCGGTGGCAGCAGAAGGGAGAGGCGATCCCTGTACTCCTCGGCCGCAACGGAGTCGCCTGGGGCATCGGCTTGCATCCACCGCAGCCCGGCCTCCAGAAGGAGGAGGGGGACGGCCGGACCCCGGCGGGCCGCTTCCGGATCGGGCTGGTCCTGGGAACCGCTCCCTCTTTGCCCGCGGGGGCCAAGTGGAAGCTCTACCACCGGAAATCGGAACGGGATGCTTGGATCGAGAACCCCGAGCTTCCCCACTACAACCACCTGGTCACCGTTCCCGCCGCAGAGGATCCGCCGGAGTGGTTTGCGCAGGAGAGGCTCCGGATCGAGGACCCGGTGCTCGAATGGATGATCGCCGTCGAGCACAACTACCCGGATAGTCGGCCCGGCGCCGGCAGCGCGATCTTCCTCCACGGACGATACGGCGAGCGGGTCCCTACGTCCGGATGCCTGGCGCTACGGAAAGAGGAGATCGTCGAGCTGCTCCGCTGGCTCGATCCCCGCGGGAGGCCGGAGCTGGTGGTCCTGACCCGGGAGGATTACCTGCGCCTCTGGTCCGCCTGGCGGTTGCCCCGGCCGGAGCGGGTCGGAGCCGCGGACCGGCGATGA
- a CDS encoding BtpA/SgcQ family protein → MARFVELPLTAGGPKLLIGLVHLKPLPGAPRYDGRFDRVVEAALADAHAWQAGGADALCLENYGDVPFWKSSVPAETIAAMAAVGAEIRREVGLPLGFNVLRNDPRAALALCAACGGSFLRVNVLASALLTDQGLLEGEAAGLLRERARLEARVRILADLRVKHAAPLAARPLEEEAMDLVERSLADALILTGPRTGSEASPEEIERVRSALPCTPVLVGSGISEGNLARYLPAADGFLVGSSVKEGGIESPVDREKVRRLALLFHRTG, encoded by the coding sequence GTGGCCCGATTCGTGGAGCTGCCCCTGACCGCCGGCGGACCCAAGCTCTTGATCGGGCTTGTGCATCTTAAGCCGCTGCCGGGAGCCCCCCGGTACGACGGCCGGTTCGACCGGGTGGTCGAGGCCGCGCTGGCCGACGCGCACGCCTGGCAGGCGGGAGGGGCGGACGCGCTCTGCCTCGAGAACTACGGCGACGTCCCGTTCTGGAAGTCTTCGGTCCCGGCGGAGACGATCGCCGCGATGGCCGCCGTCGGCGCCGAAATCCGGAGGGAGGTCGGACTCCCGCTCGGCTTCAACGTGCTCCGCAACGATCCGCGGGCCGCGCTCGCGCTCTGCGCGGCTTGCGGGGGGAGCTTTCTGCGGGTCAACGTCCTGGCGTCGGCCCTCCTCACCGATCAGGGTCTCCTCGAAGGGGAGGCGGCTGGCCTCCTGCGCGAGCGGGCCCGGCTGGAGGCGCGGGTCCGGATCCTGGCGGATCTGCGCGTCAAGCACGCCGCGCCTCTCGCCGCCCGCCCGCTCGAGGAGGAGGCGATGGACCTAGTCGAGCGGTCCTTGGCCGATGCCCTCATCCTCACCGGGCCCCGAACCGGCTCCGAGGCCTCGCCGGAGGAGATCGAGCGGGTCCGGAGCGCTCTCCCCTGCACGCCGGTCCTGGTCGGAAGCGGGATCTCCGAGGGGAACCTGGCGCGCTACCTTCCGGCGGCCGACGGTTTCCTGGTGGGGAGCTCCGTGAAGGAGGGCGGCATCGAATCTCCGGTCGACAGGGAGAAGGTCCGCCGGCTCGCCCTCCTCTTCCACCGCACGGGATGA
- the murJ gene encoding murein biosynthesis integral membrane protein MurJ encodes MSAPNDPHGPPPAAAPARGSGESNAAAHRAAGVVSLAVMGSRIFGLVRELVFAALFGAGKLLDAYLAAFQIPNLLRDLFAEGALSTAFTTVFAKTWEEQGKARAFSLANHLLAVLFLFLSAVCLAGIALAPLLIEVTSFGFHAVPGKFELTVRLTRILFPFILFVALAAVAMGILNAGRIFGLPASASTAFNIVSVVLGVFFAYTVDPQRDPLHPSFGEAAVYGVCFGVLLGGLAQLLIQVPAFGRIGYRWRWELDPKDPKLREIWRLMVPSMIAGAAVQVNVLVNGMFASEINGGRSWLNCAFRLMQFPIGVFGVAIATVTLPTVSRQHARADLDSFRRTLRHSLRLGLFYTVPAAVGLAVLSEPLIRLIYQHGRFSSWDTHQTAAALEAYTLGLAGYAGIKILAPCFYALDAPAIPLRVSLFGIGLNLLLNLFLVKVLAFGHVGLALTTSLVALLNAAQLFFSLDRRVFPGGAGSWLSFLWRLALASAACGLAAAGLVRAAERSSLPGLPLGDALLVAGAVAAGALAFFAAARALGLEECREAIDLLRRIVFRRRNGRGRG; translated from the coding sequence GTGAGCGCTCCGAACGATCCCCACGGCCCGCCGCCAGCGGCCGCCCCCGCGCGCGGCTCCGGGGAAAGCAACGCGGCCGCCCACCGGGCGGCCGGGGTCGTCAGCCTCGCCGTCATGGGCTCCCGGATCTTCGGGCTGGTCCGCGAGCTGGTCTTCGCCGCCCTCTTCGGGGCGGGCAAGCTGCTCGACGCCTACTTGGCCGCCTTCCAGATCCCGAACCTCCTGCGGGATCTCTTCGCCGAGGGGGCCCTCTCCACCGCGTTCACGACCGTCTTCGCCAAGACCTGGGAGGAGCAGGGGAAGGCCAGGGCTTTCTCGCTCGCCAACCATCTGCTGGCCGTCCTCTTCCTCTTCCTTTCCGCGGTCTGCCTGGCCGGCATCGCCCTCGCCCCGCTCCTCATCGAGGTAACCAGCTTCGGGTTTCACGCGGTCCCCGGGAAGTTCGAGCTCACCGTCCGGCTCACCCGCATCCTCTTCCCCTTCATCCTTTTCGTCGCCCTGGCCGCGGTCGCGATGGGGATCCTGAACGCGGGCCGGATCTTCGGGCTGCCGGCCTCGGCGTCGACCGCCTTCAACATCGTCTCGGTGGTGCTCGGCGTCTTCTTCGCCTACACCGTGGACCCGCAGCGGGATCCCCTCCACCCCTCCTTCGGCGAAGCCGCCGTCTACGGGGTCTGCTTCGGAGTCCTGCTCGGCGGCCTCGCCCAGCTCTTGATCCAGGTGCCGGCCTTCGGCCGGATCGGCTACCGCTGGCGGTGGGAGCTCGACCCGAAGGATCCGAAGCTGCGGGAAATCTGGCGCTTGATGGTCCCGAGCATGATCGCCGGGGCGGCCGTCCAGGTGAACGTGCTGGTCAACGGGATGTTCGCCTCGGAGATCAACGGCGGCCGCTCCTGGCTCAACTGCGCTTTTCGGCTCATGCAGTTTCCGATCGGGGTCTTCGGGGTCGCCATCGCCACGGTGACCCTCCCCACCGTCTCCCGGCAACACGCCCGCGCCGACCTCGACTCCTTCCGGCGGACGCTCCGCCACTCCCTCCGGCTCGGCCTCTTCTACACGGTGCCGGCCGCCGTCGGCCTCGCGGTCCTCTCCGAGCCGCTGATCCGCCTCATCTACCAGCACGGCCGCTTCAGCAGCTGGGACACCCACCAGACGGCCGCGGCTCTCGAAGCCTACACGCTCGGCCTGGCGGGCTACGCCGGGATCAAGATCCTGGCCCCCTGCTTCTACGCGCTCGATGCGCCGGCGATCCCGCTCCGCGTCAGCCTTTTCGGGATCGGGCTCAACCTCCTGCTCAACCTCTTCCTGGTCAAGGTCCTCGCCTTCGGCCACGTCGGACTGGCGCTCACCACCTCGCTGGTCGCCCTCCTCAACGCCGCGCAGCTCTTCTTTTCCCTCGACCGGCGGGTCTTCCCCGGGGGAGCCGGGAGCTGGCTCTCCTTCCTCTGGCGGCTGGCGCTCGCCTCCGCCGCCTGCGGCCTGGCTGCGGCCGGGCTCGTCCGGGCCGCCGAGCGGTCGTCCCTGCCGGGCCTCCCCCTGGGCGACGCCCTCCTGGTCGCCGGGGCGGTCGCCGCCGGGGCGCTCGCCTTCTTTGCCGCCGCCCGTGCGCTCGGCCTCGAGGAGTGCCGCGAGGCGATCGACCTCCTCCGCCGGATCGTCTTCCGGCGGCGGAATGGGCGCGGAAGAGGCTAA